In Subdoligranulum variabile, the genomic stretch AGCCCGAGGTGGTGTCGATGAACCGGGAATCGTCCAGCTGCCGCAGCCGGGCATAGGCCGCCGAGGAGGCAAACTGCCCCCAGCCCTCGTTGAAGATGGTCCACCAGACGATGCAGGGATGGCTGCCCAGCTGGGCTACCGTGGCCGCCATGCCGTCGTAGAAGGCCTGCCGGGTTTTCTGGTCCCGGTGCATCCGGGCGTCGCTGCGCCGCCGCTGGAACCCCAGGGTGGGCCACACCGTGTCCCGCCAGTAGGCGTAGTCGCCGTTGTTGACCATGTCCTGGAAGACGAACATGCCCAGTTTATCGCAGAGCCAGTAGAAAATCTCCGGCTCCACCTTGATGTGCTTGCGCAGCGTGTTGAAGCCCAGCGCCTGCATGGTGCGGATGTCCTCCTCGTAGCAGGCGGAGGACGCCGGGGTGAACAGACCGTCGGAGTAGTAGCCCTGGTCCAGCACCCCATGGAAAAACACCGGCTTGCCGTTGAGGCAGAGCCGCGGATGGCCCCCCGCCTGCCCGATGGTCAGCTTGCGCAGGGCAAAGTAGCTCTCCACATGGTCGGTGGGGGTGTCGATGGCGAATTCGTATAAGTAGGGGTCGTCGGGGCTCCACAGCCGGGGTGCCTCGGGCTGGATGGCCGCCCGCCCCGTGCGCAGCGGCACCGTCAGCGGCCCCCGGGGCGTCTGCACCGTGACGGTGCCCTCCTGGGTGGAGTCCCCGGTGTCCAGCAGGGCCACCCGGTCGTCCGCCCGGATGGTGAGCGAGGGAATGGCGTGGGGCGGCAGACTCTCCAGCCAGACGGTCTGCCAGATGCCCGACACCGGCGTGTACCACATGCCGCCCCGCTGCAGCACCTGCTTGCCGTAGGGCAGCACCGTGCTGCGCAGATCGTCCCGCACCCGCAGCACCAGCTCGTTCTCCCCGGGACGCAGAGCGTCGGTGAGGTCAAAGGTCATGGATTCATAGCCGCCCACATGCCGGCCCACCGGCGTGTCGCTGCACCAGGCGTCCAACACCTGGTCCGCCGCCCCGATGTGCAGCACCACCCGGTCTTTGGCAAAACCCTCCGGCAGGGTGAACCGCCGCCGGTACCACAGGGTCTGACCCTCCCCATAGTGGGCGCCGATGCCCGAAAGGGTGCTCTCGGGGCAGAAGGGTACCCGGATTTCCCGGGGAAATTCGGTGGGCCGGGCGGTGCCGTCGGTGACGGCAAAGTCCCACACCCCGTTGAGGTTGTACCAGCCTTCCCGCCGGAACTGCGGGCGGGGATAGTCCGGCCAGGGCGTGCCGGACAGGCACTCCCCTGCAGGGGTCAGCAGCGTTTGCAGCATGGCGGGTCCCTCCTTTCTCCTTTAGCCGGGCAGACGTTCGTAGGCCAGGCGCGGGCTGCCGTCGGCCACATGGATGATGCCGCAGTAGCAAAAACCCGCCCGGGCGATGAGTGTCTGCATGATATGGTTGTCGGCATGGGTGTCGATGCGCAGATGGGGCTGCCGCGCCGCCGCCCAGGCCACGGCCGCCGCAAAGACGCCGTGGCAGGTGCCGTCGCTGCCCAGCCGGTGGATGGTGGCGTAGGGGGCGTCGCTGAGCCAGGCGCCGTCGATGACGGCGTAGGTGGGGTCATTCCCCGGCACCAGGGCAAAAGCTGCGTGGGGGATGTTCCCCTGGCACAGCACAAAGAGCTGCCCTTGGGCGATGTCCTGCCGCAGGATTTCGGGCCGCGGGTCGGTGGTTCCCCACTGGGTGGGGTTGCCGCTGGCCGCCATAAAGGCCCGGGCCTTGCGGTAGATCTCCGCCAGGGCGGGCAGGTCGGCGGCGGTGGCGGGGCGGATGGTGAGGGGGGTCTTTTGCACAAAACAGCCTTCTTTTTATCAGGTTGATTTTATTATAGGCCGGAATCCAAGATGGCGTCAAGCGGCGGCCAGAGGCAAAAAAGCCCGGCCCGCCGGAGTTTTCCGGTGGGCCGGGACTTTATGCTATGGGTATCGGGAAGGTATTACTGTTCACGATTCTGTTTACGCCGCTTCAGCAGATACAGCGCCGTCAGCGCGGCACCCGAGAAGACCAGCAGGCCGGCCCACAGGGCAGGCTGAGAATCATCGCTGGTCTGGGGGATCACAGCTGCAGGAGCAGCCGCAGGTGCTGCGGCAGACGCAGACGCCGTCGTTGTCTGGGTCGTCTGAATCGTCGTGGAGGAAGAGGAGCTCTCCTCATTGTCATCCTTGGAATCACCGGCCGGCTTATCCGTATACCATACCAGGGCAAAGGGCGAGAACTCGTCCGTCTGGAACTCGATATGGGTGGCCGTCTTGACGATGCCGGTCATGGTCTCCACTTCGGAGGTTGCGATATCGCCGCTGACCTCACCGGCTGCCATATCGCGATGCAGGTCCTTGAAATGCAGCACGGTGAATTCGGTATCCTGGTCGGTTCCTTCCGGGTACGGCCAGCAAACCGTCACCTTGTTGGAAGCCTTGACCCAGGCGTTGCCGTTGGAGGTATCCACCAGGTCCAGATACTTGGCGGTAAAATTGCGCACCTTGCCCGTGGCCGGAGCCCCCAGCACCGTGTCGGCACGCTGTGCCAGCTGGATCAGACGGTCCTGCTGTGTCGGAGTGGTGTTGATCACGTCGTCAAACAGCAGCTGGACGGCATCGGCTTTTGCCAAAACGTCGGAGCCATTGATGGTGAAAGTGGTGCCGTCGGCCACCTTGACGGCGGACTCGCCGGCCGGAGCCTGGGCATTCTCGGCAATCTTGCTGCCGTAATGCACGTTGCCGGTGGTGCCGCGGACATGAAGTTTGCCTGTATTGCTAATCACCGTATACGAATTTCCATTCGGATCAGTTGTATCCGTAGCCAGTACTGCGCCAACAGTTCCCTTATAGATTTCCATGGTAAATGTCTGGTTGACTGCAGCGCCCACGTCAAACATATCACTGATAACTATCTCATTGTCAGCATTAGTAAACTGTACACGAAGAGGATCCTGTTTGTCACCCTGAGGTACAATTTTGTAGATACCTTCACTATCAGTGCCACCATCGTAAGTCTGCAATTTCCAGGTCTTGGTGGAGGTGGAATCCTTAAACAACAGGTTTTCCACTTTCACACCATCCGGGAGTTTCACCTCGAAGCCGGGCTCCGGCAGGGACTGGCTCCCCTTGATTTCACCATTTTCTATAACAGCGCCCTCGTAGCCTTCTTTACCGCCCATGTAGACAGTAATATCAACCGGCGTTACCTCCACAACGGTAAGAAGCTTCGTCACACCTGCCGTCGAAGGAACATAAATTTCCGTTGTGTCGGCCAATTCCGCGCTCAGGTTGCCCGTGGTTACTAGCGTTTTACCATTTTCGAAGTCATTTTCATCCAAAGTTGCTGTCCACTTCAGGGTTGAAACGAGATTATCCGCCTCTTCCCAGCCAGTTTTGGTGCCACAGGTTACGGTTAGCGTTCCGCCGCTGTATTTTACCTCTTTGGCCGTCAAAATATTACTGGTCAGAGTCACGTTTTTCGTATCCACAGACAAAGTAGGGTCCAAATTCACCGTGAGTGTGATGTTGGTAAATTCACTTGTCTCCACAGCGGCCATTGCTTTCAAACTATCGCTCATAGTATAGGTGGCTTCGCCGGGGATTGTATAAGAGTTGGTCTCCGCATCTTTGCTGGTGGAGTTCACCTGCTCAGGCACGGTGATCGTCATTGTGCCGTAATCCGCAGTGGGTTGCACCAGCGCCACGGCATACCCGTTTGGATTGTCGCCAGCCACAGTAGCAAGCAGTTTGTCGCTCTGTGAAGCAACGCCGTAGAACGTAACCGTGGCGTCCTCCTCAGGAAGGCCCTCCTCGTTCACCGGTATCACAGCCAAATAGGCATGCATGCCCGTTTGCATAGTGGTCGGCTTGCTCAGGTTCAAAGCAGCCTTCTGGCTGTCGCTATGTACCCACAGCGCTGCGAGTACGTCACCCCATCCCTGGGTCTGTGCGGATGCCTGTATTACTTTAATAGCTTCATCTGAGGTGTTGCCAAATTTCACGTCACCTGCAGGGCGTTCAAGGGTGATACCATATCTTTGCAGATAAATATTCCCATTGGAGATAACCATCTCGGGACTACTAGAGATCTGCATATAGCGCTTCACGCTGCTATACGCTGATTCGGTACTATCGTTTTTGCTAGGATCCTTTGTTGTTTTAACCACCAAATCTACAGACGCAGGGTTACTGCCATCAATCTTCATCGTGTTGCCGGAAATGGTACCCTTGGTTAGTGTTACGCGAGGATATTCTGTGGTTGTCCAGCCTTTATTGGATGTAAACGCAATGCCTGCATTCTGGTTTTCTGAAACGGTTCCGCCTTGCATATCGAATACGCTGCCAGTTTCCACGTTTACACCGCTGCCACCATTCTTGGAAATCGTACCGCCGAGCATGGTGAACGTACCGCGCCGAACAATGACACCGTCGCCGTCATTTTCCGTGATTGCGGCACCGTCGTGCATCGTCAATGTTTGTCCGCCAAAATTGGCAAACATATAGATGCCCTGATTATTGTTATGCACTTGGCCATAGAGGTCGATGTTGATGCCAGAGCCCTGCACATAGAAGACACCATATACCGTTGTGTTGCCGTGAATATCAGCATACTCCCCGATTGTGCATTTCAGGCCGTCGGATCCGTTCAGCCGCAATGCACTCCAACCAGTCACCCCAGTAATTTCGCCCTCCACATTCAGAGAAATATCATCCGGAGTGGCCTTTGCGTCGGTGTCTCCGTTAACGGTGATTGCCGTACCTGTCACATCGGAAATGAGAGCGCCATTTTTCATCGTTACCGAAGTATCATATGCACACAAAGAAACGGCACTCGCATAGTTTACGGTTTCATTTTGAGCGTTAATCTTCGTAATCAACGAATGCTCCAACAGGTTAGCCGTTCCACTATCACGGACATGAACAGCAATACCATCAAACGAGTTCCATATATCCTTATCATTGGTGATATCACTGATTTCGCCGTCGATATTAGCTGTTCCGTGTTCGTTATACACTGCCCTGCCGACAAGGTTCGTAATCTTTGCCCCCTGCTCCATCGTAAAGGTAGCAGACTGCAGCCAAACGGCACCGGCAGCACCGGTTTCTTCCTTCTCTTTACCTTTCGTTCGATCCGTTACCGCTTCATCACAAATGACCGAACCGTCTTGCATCGTGATCGTAGCACCGTCATTTGCCCGCACTGCGGACATGCCGCCATAGTCTTTCAGTGTAGCTTTGTCGCCCAGAATGATTGACGCACCTTCACCGTATGCAGCGATCATGGCGTCCTGTACACATTGACGGTTGTCGAAGTCTTTTGCCCCTGGATCATCCGGATTGTTTTTGTCTTTTGCCTGCATAACGTAGGAAGTGGGAATCACAGCACCGTTTCCATCCACACACGTATGCAGTCCAGCGTCGCTCAGTGTCACATTTTGCAATGTCACGGTACCTTTATCCGTGGCTTCGATCATAGCCGGATTATACCAGCTACGGGATCTATCAGAAGTCGTGACCATCTTTTCCCCGCGGGTAATTGTATAAATTTGGTCGCCCCCGCTGGTGATGGTCAACTGTTTTCCGGTAATACGTGCCTGCTCGGTCACCGTGATATCAGACAGCAATTTAATCGTATCGCCATCCTTTGCAGTTGTCACCGCTTTTGCCAGCGTTGCGAACGCTGTGTCCTCACTGGTGCCGTTGTTAGTAGTATCGTTGCCGTCCAAACCATTGACATAGTACACCACGGTTTCGGTTTCATCGAGCACCTGCACGCCAGCAGCAGGAGCCACTCGACTCGCCTTGCTCGGTGTGCCGTTTTCTTGGGCATCTGGCACATCTTCAGGCTCGTCATCGGTGGTGATGTCGGTCGTGTCTTCCGTTTCCTCGTCGCCGGTGGTGACGTTGGTCTTGTCTTCGGTTTCCCCGGCGCCGGTGGTGACGTCAGTTTTGTCTTCGGTTTCCCCGTCGCCGGTGGTGACGTCAGTTTTGTCTTCGGTTTCCTCGTCGCCAGTGGTGACGTCAGTCTTGTCTTCCTCCTGCTCGCCATCGCCAGCCTGGCCGACAGTCTGCCCGTCGCCTTCCTTGGGCAGACTTTCATCCGTTTCCGTGAGGGATTCGACTTCCTCCGTCTGCTCCGTTTCCGGCGCACCCGCAGTGGTCTCCGCTGCCAGTGCGCCCAATGGCATGGCATTCAGGCAGACCAGCAGCGCCAATGTGGCCGCAAAAATTTTTCCGCTTCGTCTTTTCATGACCTATGCTCCCTTTTGTGTAACAAATGGTACGCCCCGACGTGTCACACTGCCATCGGAGGTCTCCGGCCTTTGCCTCTACAGGACTGCACACAGCAACGTTCAAAAAGCGAGTCCACCACAAAAGCATGGTTTTGTGGTAGGAAGCACTTTCTATAAAGGAAAGAGCCGTCGGAATCTGTGATTTTCGACGGATTGTATAGTTGCCTGCTCAAAAAAGCGTACACGAAATTCTCATCGGAGCTCTCTTCTTGGCGCCGGTGTCATTTTTCGTGTGCGTTTTTTGTGCACTTCCCCCAAAACCGATGAAAAACTTGTTTTTTCGAAATTATTGTGATACGATGGGGAGGAACATTTCCGGAATTTGTTTATGTAGGAAAGATGCACTGCACCACAAAACCATGCTTTTGTGGTGGTTACAGCAGCAGATGCATTTTATCGATAAGACGTTGATGTTCCCTGCCGCTTTCCACGATATACAGGCGGGTGGTTTCGATGCTGGAATGTCCCAGCAGATCCGCCAGCTTGGAAAGATTCTTTTCCAGTTTGTAAAAAGCCCTGGCGAACAGATGCCTGAGATTGTGCGGGAATACTTTTTTGCACGCAACACCGGCCTGTTTGCACAGGGCTTTCATTTCGTGCCAAAGGTTGGAGCGGTCCAGCGGACGGCCTCCCGCTGTCACGAACACCGCGCCGGAGGTTCTGCCCTGGGCCCGGCACCAGTTTAGCAGCTTGCGGCACAGATCCCGCGGCAGGAAAATCTCGCGGCATTTGCCTTTGCAGTGCACCGTAGCATGTCCCTGCCGCACCGCCTCCACCGTAATGAACTGCAGTTCCGACACCCGGATCCCTGTGGAAGCCAGCGTCTGCAGTACCATCAGCAGCCGCTCTTTGTGTGTATTGCGCGCGGCCGTCAGCAGCCGGTGATATTCCTTCCCGGTCCTCGTCGCAGAAGGCCCGACGCTGTACTTTCAGCGGCCGTGCACAGCATTCCGCATGGCCGCAAAACACAAAATACCCGTTCACCGCCGCCATCATGGCGTTGATGCTGGCCACTGCATATCCCTTTTGTTCCAGCATCTCCCGCCAGCGCACCGCCGCGGTATGGCTCAGGCGCTTGTCGGGCGGGGTCTGTGCAAAGTACATCTGTACGTTTCGCAGATAGTTTTCGATCGTACCGGCACTTCGTTCCCGCTTGGCCAGATACGCGGCATATTTTCTGAGTTCCTGTATCATGTTTGTCTCCTTACACCGTCTGTACTGTATTTCTGTTAGCATGGGCCGCCCGGCAGGAATTATCCGCCGTCCGGCATCCCGAAAGAGAAATCCCTCCCGTTCATCCGGACAGTCCGCATGGATCCTGTTCCGCAAACGGGAGGGATTGTTCACTTTTATAAGGGGCGCCCGTTACCGGGATGCGCCGGATGTTTCCATCGCCTTCAGCTCCGGCATGACGGTGCAGCGCATGGTGATGTAGCAGGCAAGGCCGCCGATGAAGTTGGAGATGGGTTCCGCCAGGAAGACGCCGTTGACGCCCAGCCCGGCGATGTGGGGCAGCAGCAGGGTCAGGGGTACCACGATGATGGCCTTGCGCAGCAGCGAGAAGAAGATGGCCATCCTGGGTTTGTTCAGGGATTTGAAGACGCTCTGGCCGCTGAACTGGAAGGCCATCATGACGAAGCCGAAGAAGTAGATGTGCAGCGAGGGCACCGCGGCGGCCAGCAGGTCAGGGTCATGGTTGAAGATCATGATGAAGCCCGCCGGGAAGAGCGAAATGAGCCCCCAGATGAGCATGGTATAGCCGAAGCCCAGCTGGGTCATGAACCGGATGGCCTTGCGCACCCGGGGCACGTTGCGGGCGCCGTAGTTGTAGCTGATGACCGGGGAGGCACCGTCGGTGAGGGCCATAACGGGGGTCTGGGCGATCTGGCGCACCGAGTTGATGACGGTCATGACGCTGATGTAGAGGTCGCCGCCGAAGGTGCGCAGGGTGGCATTGCAGGCCACCTGGACGAGGCTGTCGGTGAAGGACATGACGAAGCTGGAGGTACCCAGGGCGGTGATGCGGCGGATGCAGGCCCAGTCGGGGCGAAAACCCCGGAACACCAGGCGCAGTTCCGTTTTGGGGCCGGTGAGGAACCGCAGCACCCAGGCGGCGGACAGCCCCTGGGAGATGACGGTGGCGATGGCAGCGCCCCGCACCCCCAGGCCGCAGGCGTAGATGAGGATGGGGTCCAGCACGATGTTGGCGGCGGCGCCCAGCAGTACGGTGAGCATGCCGATGCGGGCGAAGCCCTGGCTGTTGATGTAGGGGTTGAGGCCCAGGGAGGTCATGACGAAGACGGTGCCCAGCAGGTAGATGACCAGATAGTTGGCGGCGTAGCGGTAGGTGTCGTCGCTGGCGCCGAAGAGGTAGAGCACCGGCTTATGGAAGACCAGCCCCACCACGGTGAGGACCAGCCCGCAGACCACCAGCATGAAGTAGGCGTTGGTCATGATCTTGCCGGCGGTTTTTTCGTCTTTCTGGCCCCGGGCGATGGAGCACAGCGGCGCGCCGCCCACCCCGAAGAGGTTGGCGAAGGCCGTGATCAGCGTCACGAGAGGGAAACACAGACCCAGCCCCGCCAGGGCCAGGGTGCCCTCGCCGGGGATCTTGCCGATATAGATGCGGTCCACAATGTTGTACAACAGATTGAGCACCTGGGCCACCAGCATGGGGGCTGCCACGTCCAGGATACCGCGGCGCACATCACCGGTGGAAAAATCCACCTGGCCGCCGTGGGGATGGGGAGTCGATGCCATACGTTTTTCTTCCTTTCCTATACCTTTTCCACAAAGTGATTTTTATTATAGCATATTTTCCGCCCGTCCGGAACCTGGGGCGCGGCGGTTGTTTTTGCGCCCCGGCTGTGTTACAATTTGCCCAGAAACTTGCAAGGTACGGGGGATGCTATGAACGTATTCGACATCATCGGGCCGGTCATGATCGGCCCTTCCAGCAGCCACACGGCGGGGGCGGCGCGCATCGGGCACATCGCCCGGCAGCTGCTCCAGGACGAACCGGCCGCCGCCCAGATCGTGCTCTACGGCAGCTTTGCCAAGACCTACAAGGGCCACGGCACCGACAAGGCTCTCATCGCCGGCATTCTGGGCATGGAACCGGACGACGCCCGGCTCCGCCTTTCCCCTCAGATTGCCCGGGAACAGGGGCTGGAAGTGACCCTCTCCACCGGGGAGCTGGCCGAAGGCCACCCCAACACCGCCCTGCTCACCCTCACCGGCCGCAAGGGCGGTACCATCACGGTGCGGGGATCCAGCATCGGCGGGGGCAACATCGTCATCGACGCCATCAACGGCATGGCAGTGCGCATCAGCGGTCAGCATCCCAGCCTCATCGTCCAGCACCGGGACCGTCCCGGCGTCATTGCCGAAGTCACCGACCTGCTGGCCGACCGGGGGGTCAACATCTGCAACTTTTCCCTCTCCCGCCGGCAGAAAGGCGGGGTGGCCGTCATGACCATCGAGATGGACGGCGGTCTGGACGAAGCCCTGGCCGCCCGGGTGCGGGCCCTGCCCGACGTGATGCTCTGCGTCACGCTGCTGCCCTGACCGAAAGGAGAACGCTATGCCGGAAGAACTGAACTATCATTCCCTGGCCGGGCTGGTCCGGGCCGCCGAAACCGCCGCCCAGCCCCTGTCGGCCCTGGTGCTGCGCCAGCAGGCCGCCCAGCTGGAACAGACCGAGGCGGAAGTTTTCCACCGCATGGAGGAAAACTTCCGGGTCATGGCCGCCTGCATTGAGCCGGGCTGCGACCCCGACCTGCGGTCCACCAGCGGCCTCACCGGCGGGGATGCCGCCAAGATGCGCCGCCGGGTGGAGGCGGGGCAGAACCTCACCGGCCCGGTGCTGGGCGGGGCGCTCTACCGCGCCCTGGCCGTCAGCGAGCTGAACGCCGCCATGGGCCGCATTGTGGCGGCCCCCACGGCCGGCAGCTGCGGCATCCTGCCCGCCGTGCTGCTGACCATGCAGGAGCGGGGCGCCGCCGAGCACGACTGTGTCATGAGCATGTTCACCGCCAGCGCCGTGGGAATGGTCATTGCGGAGAACGCCTGCCTGGCCGGGGCCCAGGGAGGCTGCCAGGCGGAGTGTGGCAGCGCCGCCGCTATGGCGGCCGCCGCCCTGGTGGAGCTTTCGGGGGGCACGCCCCGGATGCTGGACGACGCGGTGGCCATCGCCCTCAAGAGCCAGCTGGGACTGGTCTGCGACCCGGTGGCGGGGCTGGTGGAGATCCCCTGCATCAAACGCAACGCCGCCGGGGCGGCCATCGCCTTTATGGCGGCGGAGCTGGCGCTGGCGGGCATCGGCAGCCGCATCCCCGCCGACGAGGTCATTGTGGCCATGCGCCGGGTGGGCAACGCCATGTCCCCCGCCCTGAAGGAGACCGCCGAGGGTGGCCTTGCCGCCACCCCCACCGCCTGCCGCCTGCGCAAACAGGTGTTCGGCTGAAGATTTTCCCGGAAAATGCCCCGCCCCCTTGACAGGGGCGGGATTTTGGGCTATCTTTACTTAGGAACCTAAGAAAAAGGGAGGGAGCTCCATGCAGCATGACCGCCACGCCGCACGGTATGTGAGCAAGCTGTCCAACAAGCTGCGCCGGCGCATCGACGCCTTTTCCACCCGCGGCAAGATGAGCGGCTCCCAGGGACGGGCGCTGCATTTTCTGCTGGCCCAGCAGGACGACGTCTTCCAGAAGGACATCGAGGACGAGTTCAGCCTGCGGCCCTCTTCCGCCACCGAGCTGCTGAAAGCCATGGAGCGGGAGGGCCTGATCCGCCGGGAACCCCTGCCCCGGGATGCCCGCCGCAAGCGCATCGTGGTCACCGACAAGGCCCTGGCCTACAAGCAGGCCGTCATGGCCGACATCCTGGGTCTGGAAGCGGAACTGACCCGGGATATTCCCCCCGAGGACCTGGAGGTCTTTTTCCGGGTCATGGAGCAGATGCTCCGCAATATGCACTGATCCCCGCTGCCGGAAACGCCCCGGCAGCGGTTTTGCGCCCCAGACGCTTAGGAACCTAAATAGTACAGGGAGGTCTTTTCCATGCAGT encodes the following:
- a CDS encoding glycoside hydrolase family 2 protein, with the protein product MLQTLLTPAGECLSGTPWPDYPRPQFRREGWYNLNGVWDFAVTDGTARPTEFPREIRVPFCPESTLSGIGAHYGEGQTLWYRRRFTLPEGFAKDRVVLHIGAADQVLDAWCSDTPVGRHVGGYESMTFDLTDALRPGENELVLRVRDDLRSTVLPYGKQVLQRGGMWYTPVSGIWQTVWLESLPPHAIPSLTIRADDRVALLDTGDSTQEGTVTVQTPRGPLTVPLRTGRAAIQPEAPRLWSPDDPYLYEFAIDTPTDHVESYFALRKLTIGQAGGHPRLCLNGKPVFFHGVLDQGYYSDGLFTPASSACYEEDIRTMQALGFNTLRKHIKVEPEIFYWLCDKLGMFVFQDMVNNGDYAYWRDTVWPTLGFQRRRSDARMHRDQKTRQAFYDGMAATVAQLGSHPCIVWWTIFNEGWGQFASSAAYARLRQLDDSRFIDTTSGWFRGGETDIDSRHIYYGPWRLRAKDKPLVLTEFGGCCLAVEGHRFNPDKSYGYSTSRSPGELQQALNRLYTQKVLPAVAKGLCGAIYTQLSDVEDEINGLVTYDRRVVKPDPGAMRALAGQLHQAFAASCTGKEPIHAHPQ
- a CDS encoding GNAT family N-acetyltransferase, translating into MQKTPLTIRPATAADLPALAEIYRKARAFMAASGNPTQWGTTDPRPEILRQDIAQGQLFVLCQGNIPHAAFALVPGNDPTYAVIDGAWLSDAPYATIHRLGSDGTCHGVFAAAVAWAAARQPHLRIDTHADNHIMQTLIARAGFCYCGIIHVADGSPRLAYERLPG
- a CDS encoding right-handed parallel beta-helix repeat-containing protein; amino-acid sequence: MKRRSGKIFAATLALLVCLNAMPLGALAAETTAGAPETEQTEEVESLTETDESLPKEGDGQTVGQAGDGEQEEDKTDVTTGDEETEDKTDVTTGDGETEDKTDVTTGAGETEDKTNVTTGDEETEDTTDITTDDEPEDVPDAQENGTPSKASRVAPAAGVQVLDETETVVYYVNGLDGNDTTNNGTSEDTAFATLAKAVTTAKDGDTIKLLSDITVTEQARITGKQLTITSGGDQIYTITRGEKMVTTSDRSRSWYNPAMIEATDKGTVTLQNVTLSDAGLHTCVDGNGAVIPTSYVMQAKDKNNPDDPGAKDFDNRQCVQDAMIAAYGEGASIILGDKATLKDYGGMSAVRANDGATITMQDGSVICDEAVTDRTKGKEKEETGAAGAVWLQSATFTMEQGAKITNLVGRAVYNEHGTANIDGEISDITNDKDIWNSFDGIAVHVRDSGTANLLEHSLITKINAQNETVNYASAVSLCAYDTSVTMKNGALISDVTGTAITVNGDTDAKATPDDISLNVEGEITGVTGWSALRLNGSDGLKCTIGEYADIHGNTTVYGVFYVQGSGINIDLYGQVHNNNQGIYMFANFGGQTLTMHDGAAITENDGDGVIVRRGTFTMLGGTISKNGGSGVNVETGSVFDMQGGTVSENQNAGIAFTSNKGWTTTEYPRVTLTKGTISGNTMKIDGSNPASVDLVVKTTKDPSKNDSTESAYSSVKRYMQISSSPEMVISNGNIYLQRYGITLERPAGDVKFGNTSDEAIKVIQASAQTQGWGDVLAALWVHSDSQKAALNLSKPTTMQTGMHAYLAVIPVNEEGLPEEDATVTFYGVASQSDKLLATVAGDNPNGYAVALVQPTADYGTMTITVPEQVNSTSKDAETNSYTIPGEATYTMSDSLKAMAAVETSEFTNITLTVNLDPTLSVDTKNVTLTSNILTAKEVKYSGGTLTVTCGTKTGWEEADNLVSTLKWTATLDENDFENGKTLVTTGNLSAELADTTEIYVPSTAGVTKLLTVVEVTPVDITVYMGGKEGYEGAVIENGEIKGSQSLPEPGFEVKLPDGVKVENLLFKDSTSTKTWKLQTYDGGTDSEGIYKIVPQGDKQDPLRVQFTNADNEIVISDMFDVGAAVNQTFTMEIYKGTVGAVLATDTTDPNGNSYTVISNTGKLHVRGTTGNVHYGSKIAENAQAPAGESAVKVADGTTFTINGSDVLAKADAVQLLFDDVINTTPTQQDRLIQLAQRADTVLGAPATGKVRNFTAKYLDLVDTSNGNAWVKASNKVTVCWPYPEGTDQDTEFTVLHFKDLHRDMAAGEVSGDIATSEVETMTGIVKTATHIEFQTDEFSPFALVWYTDKPAGDSKDDNEESSSSSTTIQTTQTTTASASAAAPAAAPAAVIPQTSDDSQPALWAGLLVFSGAALTALYLLKRRKQNREQ
- a CDS encoding tyrosine-type recombinase/integrase is translated as MLTAARNTHKERLLMVLQTLASTGIRVSELQFITVEAVRQGHATVHCKGKCREIFLPRDLCRKLLNWCRAQGRTSGAVFVTAGGRPLDRSNLWHEMKALCKQAGVACKKVFPHNLRHLFARAFYKLEKNLSKLADLLGHSSIETTRLYIVESGREHQRLIDKMHLLL
- a CDS encoding MATE family efflux transporter; translated protein: MASTPHPHGGQVDFSTGDVRRGILDVAAPMLVAQVLNLLYNIVDRIYIGKIPGEGTLALAGLGLCFPLVTLITAFANLFGVGGAPLCSIARGQKDEKTAGKIMTNAYFMLVVCGLVLTVVGLVFHKPVLYLFGASDDTYRYAANYLVIYLLGTVFVMTSLGLNPYINSQGFARIGMLTVLLGAAANIVLDPILIYACGLGVRGAAIATVISQGLSAAWVLRFLTGPKTELRLVFRGFRPDWACIRRITALGTSSFVMSFTDSLVQVACNATLRTFGGDLYISVMTVINSVRQIAQTPVMALTDGASPVISYNYGARNVPRVRKAIRFMTQLGFGYTMLIWGLISLFPAGFIMIFNHDPDLLAAAVPSLHIYFFGFVMMAFQFSGQSVFKSLNKPRMAIFFSLLRKAIIVVPLTLLLPHIAGLGVNGVFLAEPISNFIGGLACYITMRCTVMPELKAMETSGASR
- the sdaAB gene encoding L-serine ammonia-lyase, iron-sulfur-dependent subunit beta, giving the protein MNVFDIIGPVMIGPSSSHTAGAARIGHIARQLLQDEPAAAQIVLYGSFAKTYKGHGTDKALIAGILGMEPDDARLRLSPQIAREQGLEVTLSTGELAEGHPNTALLTLTGRKGGTITVRGSSIGGGNIVIDAINGMAVRISGQHPSLIVQHRDRPGVIAEVTDLLADRGVNICNFSLSRRQKGGVAVMTIEMDGGLDEALAARVRALPDVMLCVTLLP
- the sdaAA gene encoding L-serine ammonia-lyase, iron-sulfur-dependent, subunit alpha, which gives rise to MPEELNYHSLAGLVRAAETAAQPLSALVLRQQAAQLEQTEAEVFHRMEENFRVMAACIEPGCDPDLRSTSGLTGGDAAKMRRRVEAGQNLTGPVLGGALYRALAVSELNAAMGRIVAAPTAGSCGILPAVLLTMQERGAAEHDCVMSMFTASAVGMVIAENACLAGAQGGCQAECGSAAAMAAAALVELSGGTPRMLDDAVAIALKSQLGLVCDPVAGLVEIPCIKRNAAGAAIAFMAAELALAGIGSRIPADEVIVAMRRVGNAMSPALKETAEGGLAATPTACRLRKQVFG
- a CDS encoding MarR family winged helix-turn-helix transcriptional regulator, whose product is MQHDRHAARYVSKLSNKLRRRIDAFSTRGKMSGSQGRALHFLLAQQDDVFQKDIEDEFSLRPSSATELLKAMEREGLIRREPLPRDARRKRIVVTDKALAYKQAVMADILGLEAELTRDIPPEDLEVFFRVMEQMLRNMH